In Calditrichota bacterium, the sequence CTCCGGCAGTAAACGTCCGACCGGTTCCGTAAGGCATAGCCGGAGTAGTCTCGTCGATATCGTCGGTGAATAGCGATGTCATCTGAACGCCTGCCACCGCGCTTAACATCGGAACCGGCAGCGCACCTCCCAGATGGGCAAACTTCACTCCTGCAGGCCAGTCGATGACCGTAAAGAGCGCCTCGGTTCGCTTCATCTGAATCAAACCGGCAGGATTGTAGTAGAGCGCCGATACGTCGTTGGCAACGGCCGTAAAGGCTTCACCCATCCCGACCGCGCGCGCGCTGGTGCCGACCTTTAGAAACTGAAGACCAGTCGTGCCGACTTTGGCTTGGGCGAAGAGCAGATCCTGCTGGATGAATCCTGCCAGACCGATCAAAACGCTGACTGCTATTCGCTTCATAAAAGGCTCCAGCGTGGATAGTCCCCATCCGACTTGTTCCAGATTTCCATTGCGATGGTCTCTCACCGAATCACCACGAATTTGCCGGTTTCGATGCTGCCGCTGCCACCTTCAGTCTTATCCTCGACCGTGAAGAGATAGACCCCTGACACGACTTGTTGGTGGTTTCGTGAATTGAGGTCCCAGGCTTCGGCATAGTCGGCGTTCCAGCCGACGCGCTGATCGTCGCCGACGACTCCGTGCGGGATGATATGCACGAGGTCGCCACCTAAAGTGTAAATGCGGATCAGGCACTGCTTCGGCAGGTTGTAGAAGAAGATACGCCGGTCAGTCTGAGGGAAGAATTCAGGTGTCCCGTCGTCGCGGTTCTCCCAGGAGAGGCCGCCGTGCGACTGCCGGTAATTCTCATCGACTCGATAAGGATTCGGAACCACCATCACCTTCCTGCGCTCGACTCCCGACGGCGCGGCAAAGATCGCATTGGCAATTCGCGCCGATTCGAGCGGCTGGGTGCCGGTCTTATAGTCACCGTAATCATAAGAACTGACCGCGTAGTATTTCGGCACCATCGGATGAGCATTTGGGATGATATAATAGTAGGTCCAATCACCTGTCGTATCGGCGCCGTTACTGAGCGTATCGACCAGCAGTTGAGGATGCCCAAAGAAGCCAATGTTCTTGCCTACCGGTTTGCGCAGCAGGTTGATACCGGTGATCGCGGTGTCGGGCCGGTGATCGTCAAGGCGCTCCCAAGGCCGAAAGGCGAGCGAATCGCGCGGGCCGTAGTAGGAGTAGTTGACGATGTCGAACTCATCGACGAAGGCAAAATCCCTCTCCAACGGGGTATTGGATACATAGATCCGGTAGCCCTCGAAGTCTCGCTCCCGGGAAAAGGGATCCTTATAGTCGGGGTGCTCGGACGGGTGCTTATTCCAGGTCAGGACGATGTTGCGGGAGAGAAACTCTGCGTCGAAGTCGGTGTAACTGGCAGGGCTGGTGCGCACTCGAGCCGGTTGGCTCAGGTGCGTAAGTCGGGGCGCCGGCGGCGGCGGCGGGCCGCGAAAGTCGGGCACCCCATCGCCAAAGTCGAGCATCCCGTTGCCGCGGGTATATTCGAGGTGCTCGGGACGCTCCAGCATATCTTCCTCTGGCTCGAGCCGGCCATTATTCTCGCTGCCGTCGGGATCGGGCCCGGGGTAGGTCGTCTGCACCCGAACACTGCTCTCCCACTTGTAGCAAACACCTCCTAATTCGAGGGCATAAAGTCCGTCGGTGCCGACATCTTCACCAAACCACCCGTCGCCGTCGCTGTCGATCATCGGATTGTCATAAACCTTGGCCGCCCAATCCGCATTGTATCTCAGACTGGCAAAGTTGAACAGTGCAGGATTAATGAACTCGTTATCGGGTTGGGGATTGTTTCGGTCATGGAAGTTGTCACCAGCGACGTAAGCGATCGTCATGCTGAACTTCTCGCCCGGGTTGAGGCGATAGATGCGGTTACCCGACTCGTCGATATGGTCGAAGATGCCGAGCGGCCCCCACGATATTAGATACCGCGTGTCATAGCCGTTGGCAATGTCGTTCAAGAGATTCTGGGGGGTGTTGTCATCGACGCCCGGCACCTTCCAGTTGTGCGATTCGACGATGACATCGGGATTCCAGCGATCCCGTATGACGTGAGGATTGCTGCGGATGGTGTCGGGCTTGTTGACGAGTAACTGGTCGTAGTCAAACTCCCCGTTGGCCAGGACGAAATACTTGCGGGCATCCCCCATCGGTGTTCCGAAGGTCTTGGTCCAGTCGCCGGGAGCGTTGTCGTCGATCCACGAAGGCCCGAAGTCGAGGTCCGGGTCGCCGTTTGAGATCCACCAGTTGAACGAAGTGCGCAGTTTCGGATTGGGGGCTCGCACTACCCGGGTGCCGGTGACGGCAGGTGCGGTGAAGTCATTGCCCGACGCCACAGCGCGCGGACGGCCGTCGTTGTCGGCGATCCACGCGGTGTTGATCACCGCCGAGTCGAGCGTCCCGTCCGGCCGCTCGTAGTAATACCACTGCTGAAAACCGCAGATATCGTCCTCGTGCCAGACATTCTCGCCCTGCCAGCCTACATCGCAGTCCATATAGAGGCCGACGAAGAGGTTCTTCAGGTAGTTCCCGGCAATGTTCTCGATCTCCCAGTCGACGATGATGAAGTTTTGCGCGTAGTTGTAGGTCCAGGCGTAGGATTTCTGGGTGATCTTAATTCCGAGTGGCACATGCGGCCCGTCGATCGGGTCATCCTTCACGAAGAATGTCTCGGTCAGGGTATCGGCATAGGAGCAGACGAAGTCTTGCTCAGAAACGGCTGAATCTCGATAGCCTCCGATGTAGTTGCCGAGGCAGTCGAATTCGATGGGGAGGGTGGTGCGTTCGACGATGCCGTTGGTAAGCGAATGTTCTACGCCTTCACCAGGCCAGAATTCGTTGATCCCGGGCGAGGCGAGCCAGCCATCGGTGCCGACCGACACCCGGGGATACTCGTAGCCTTCGGCCCGGATTAGTGCGCCGAGCCAGAGCGCTCCCTGGAAGAGATACTGAACCTTCGACCCGCCGGGATACTCGGCTTGCGGAGCCCACTCACCGTTGCAAGGGTCATCCTTGGCATTACGGTCGCCCGGGCCGTTGTTCCCGAAGAAACCGTAATTGGTCATATTCATCCAGATATTTGAGCGGCGGTGCACACGATTGTAAGCGTTCAGTTGCGCGAGGTCGGTGCCATGCCGGACCGGGCCTTTGATCTGCGCACCATCGTCTTTCGGTTCGTCGGTGCGTGCGTTCAGATCAACCGGCAATAGCATCTGCATGAACAAAGCGCCGACAAGGATGGAGGCGCTGCGCAAAAGTCTCCCTCTCAAGGTCGCAGTCCCGGTTTCAAGTCTTCTAATATGTGCGATCTGGATATTGATATTACCGCGGTGCATCGGGCCCGCCAAATGCGCCGATGTCGCTGCGTGAACCATCCGGATCGAGAATGCCGTGATCGCCGGCGTCGATGAGCGGTGACCCGTCTGCAAGCCTGAAGTCGCGCCCTGCGTAGTCTCGGAAGCGTGGATCGACCCGGAGATTCGAGGCATCGAGGGTGGTATCATTCGATATCGAGATGTCGCCGACCGGATTGCCGGCGAAGCCGTTATAGCGCACTACCGGCTGGCTCGACAGTTCGCCCTTCAAGCCAATTCCCTCGGTGCGGATCGACCCGTTGCGATAGATGATGTTGTTACGTATCTCCGGCGATGAGTTGTAACTGCAAAAGAGTCCGAAGTATCCCGATCCGGCGATGACATTGTTGGTGATGACGGCGTTGGACATTCTCTCCAGGCGGATGCCCGACACCCCGACCTCGCTGATGACGTTGTTTACGACCACCGGTCGTGAAGATTCCCGTGCCAGAATCCCGTACCCGGCACCACCATAAATGGTGTTACGACGAATCAGCGGCGAAGCGTTGAACTGGCAGAGGATCGCGGCAATGGAAGCGCCTTCGAGCCGGCAGTCGGTGATCGTCGGAGCGGCTTCCCGCTCGCACAAGACTCCAACCGAGTCAACCTGTGTGATGTAGCAATGGTCGATCAGAGCGTCGCGGCCAGTCAGTCTGAGACCCCACCGGGAGTGCTCAATCGATGTGTAGCGGAGTTCGCTGCCTTCGGCGCCGCCCGCTTCGAAGACCAGTCCGATCCAGTCGCCCTTGCGAGGTGTCGAAGCGGCGGAGTAGAAACGCACCATGCGACCCGGCTCGCCGCCGGATATAAGACGTCCCCGGACCTTGATTTGATATCGCCCTTCCACACGGATTTCAACCCCGGGTTCGATGGTCAGGGTCTCCGTTTCGGGGATTATCACATCGTAAGTCAGGTAGTAGGGGCTTTTCGCCACCTCGAGACGATTGCCGACTACGGGTAGATTCGGAATCCGCCGCCGCAATTCACCGGGCCGGTACTCGTAGCGGTAGATACCGAAGTCACGTCGCGTCTGGTCGATCTCGAGGTCGCGATCCGGCGGGCCGGCATCGATGGCTGCAGATCCAGCTCCAAGACGGAAATCCCATCGCGCACCCTGCTTGATCTTGGAGGCTCCGATGTATTGCGGCGCTAGTCGTAGATTGAACCGGTAGTCACAACTGTCGAGGTTGTCATTTATCTGAACCACGCGCCCCAAACCGAGCGGGGAGTTGAGGTTGAATTCCCCGGAGAAGTTGGCGATGACGATGTTGTAATTGAAATTCAGATCGCCGCGCCGGGCATCGCCGAGTGCCGCACAATAGATGCCCCAGTCGTCGTTGTCGCTGATGATGTTGTATTCAGCCTGAGGGTCGGCAGTCGAGTGCACGTAGATTCCGTTGCCGGCATTGTCGAACATTACGCAGTTGCGCACAATGGGGCTTGAGCCTGCGCCTGCATATAAGGCATGGAATCCGGACGCAATGAACCACGAGCGTTCGATGGTCGGGTTGGTATTGATGAGGGTCAGACAGCCGTAATCGATGACCGTTGAATCCTGACGGACGCCGAGGCTGTCCAAGCGATAATCGTAGTAGCGGCCATACCTGGCTCCGTAAAGGAATCGACAGTATGCGAAGCGGGAGTTGGCGTCGCCATTGCGGATATGGATACCGTCCCAATCCCCGCGGCGAGGAGCGGTGAGGCCGGAAGTAAAGGTGATGGGGAAGGCCTCAGTTCCTACCGCGTCGATCCGGCCTTCGACGACCAACTTGATCCCCGGCTCGAAACGAAGTTCCACCCCCGGCTCTATGGTGAGCGTTCTTCCTGAAAGCACGCGAAGTGTGTCGGTGGCCAGGTAGGGGCTGCCCGAGGCGCGCAAAATGCCATCTGCAGGCAGAGCCGAAATCGGATTGCCGCGAAATTCTTCCCGAACTGTCACCGACGAATCGCCGCAGGACACGACAAACATAGCGGCGGCTAAGAAAAGAGCCGTAAGGCTCCAACTTCGCCACTGACGATACTCACCAGATGTGCGGTCGGATGAGGCTTGAGGCCGGTCTGCCGCGGATCGGGATTTCATAAGCGCAAGGATGTAATGCCGATTAGAAGAATCATTGGTTGGAGATTCATAAGTTCTCAAGATAGGGAGAACTCCCAGCCAAGTCAAGCCTGAATTACTCGTTGGGCGAGAGACAGGTGGATGAATCCTCTTGGCTTCACCCCAGACTCCACTTTTTCAGCAGTTCGACCCGTCCCGCTATGCCGCGCTTCAAATCGAACGGTCGTCCCCGGGTGTCGATGACAAGTCCTACGACTCCGCCGGTCAGAACCCGCTCGACGGTTTTGCCTGGACCCTCCCCCATATCGAAGCCTTTGGAAGGCTCGATCCGTGCCCGCAGCGATTCACCTAAATCGAGCGGCGTCAGCAGCAACTCACCACTCGGGATATCGAGTTCAACCTTGCGCCCCCGGTCGGAGGTGCCGCTCACCTTAAGCACGCTCTTAATGTTCTTCAGTGCAGCAATGCTGCCGAGCGGTGCCACGCAGGTCCCGAGGTGGATAAGGCAATCCTTCTCGAACACCTCGGTGGCAGCGGGCTCATGGACGGTCGCCAGCACCCCTAACTGCGGCATCATAAAGATTGAATCGACGGCCAGCCGGGTTACGCCCAACGGCTCGAAGGCGTCGATCATCATATGCGCGGCTTGCGCCCGGAGCGGCGCGTGCGAGAGGACTCCACCCGACCCGACAAGCAGATTTAGGGACATCATATCGACCAGCGACTCGCCTGTCGATGACTGCTCGAAGGCGTCGGAGATCGACCGCTCCTGCTGAACTCCCTTCAAGCCTACTGCAAACGATTTGTGTTGAATAAACGCCAGCCGCAGCGCTTCCCGGGCGATAGCCTGCTCGATCTTCAACTCTTCCAAGGTCTGCGGGACCGTTGTCGGTCGGATCATCTTGTTGCCGATCCGGTCGCGCAGGTCATCCTCACCGATCTCGAAAGGCACCCAGCGCATGATATTGTCGAAGCCGGATTCGGCAAGAACATTGGAAATGGAGTAACTCATCCCGAGGTTGGCTGAAACAGTCCGGTTGAAGACACCGCCGAAGACGCTGAAGACATCGGTCGTTGCCCCGCCGATATCGACTCCGACAAGATCGATACCGTCGCGACGGGCGATCGTCTCCATGATGAACCCAACCGCACCGGGTGTAGGCATGATCGGGGCGTCAGTCCACTCCATTAATTTTCGGTAGCCGGGCGCCTGAGCCATCACGTGCTCCATAAAGAGATCGTGAATCTTATCGCGCGCCGGCTTGAGGTTCTCCTGCTCAAGAACCGGACGGATGTTATCGACCGATTTAAGATCGACCATGGAACTGAGGGTCTTCTCAATCTCGCCGCGTGCTTCCCGATTGCCAGCATAGATAACCGGAAGCGCATATCCGATGCCGAGTCGGGGGCGGGGCCGGGCAGCTGCAAGCAGTTCAGCCAGTTCGACGACATGCTTGGTTGTTCCACCGTCGATCCCGCCGGAGAGGAGTATCATATCGGGCCGAAGTCGCCGGATCCGTTCAATCTTCTGATGTGCCAAACGTCCATCGTTCGAAGCCAGGACATCCATTACGATTGCACCGGCACCGAGCGCGGCGCGCTCGGCAGATTCGGCGGTCATACTCTTGACAACACCGGCCACCATCATTTGCAGTCCGCCACCGGCTGAGGAGGTTGAAATGTAGATATCGCAGCCCGCTCCGTCCTGCATTGGACGAAGAATCGTCCCGTCCGGTCCGAGGAAGGTGCGACCGGAGAGTTCTTCGACCTCGCGAATGGCATTGAGGACGCCCTTGGTGACATCCTCGAAGGGAGCCTCGACGGTCGTAGGTGCTTCACCCCGAACGACGAGCCGGAATTCGCCGGAGGGCTGCTGTTCGATTAGAATGGCTTTGGTAGTTGTCGATCCGCAATCGGTAGCGAGGATCGAACGCGGGGCATTGCTGGACATAACTATTAGGAAAAACGAAGAAAGAATGAACCGGGAACGAAGGGAGAATGTAAAACTATCAGGCTTCAGGGTTTATCCGAAGGATCGAGCCTCTCACCAAGTTATCCCCCCTTATGCCGTTGACACGTCTCAGTCGGACGGGCGTCCGTGCGGAATATCTCCTCATAGGCTGCCGGACACCACGGCGTTGCAACCGACCTGGTGTCCTGACATATACGCACCCGGATTACACCGGCCGGCACCGGGAAAGGAGCGTCGGGGATTTCGAGGCTGTCATAAGCCATCTTCAAGAACCGCGCCCAGATCGGCAGTGCTGCTGCTGCTCCGGACTGTCCGGGTCCCAATGACTCCGCCGGGTCGTCAAGGCCGACCCAGACCCCACAGACGAGGTGCGGCGTAAATCCGACGAACCAGGCATCAGTGAAGTCGTTGGTAGTGCCTGTCTTGCCGGCGGCATCGGCTGTAAAATGATAGAGCCATCGCGCTGAAGCTCCGGTGCCCCGGTTGAGCGCATCCCGCAGCAGGTCGGACATAATGTATGCCGTCTCAGCCGATAGCGCTACCCGGGGGACTATCGGATAATTCGCCAGAGTCTCGCCGAAGCGGTCTTCAAGTGACACCATCATGCGTGGCCGCTGATGCACTCCACCCGATGCAAATACGGCAAACGCTGCCGTAATCTCGAGTGGTATTACCCCG encodes:
- a CDS encoding right-handed parallel beta-helix repeat-containing protein encodes the protein MKSRSAADRPQASSDRTSGEYRQWRSWSLTALFLAAAMFVVSCGDSSVTVREEFRGNPISALPADGILRASGSPYLATDTLRVLSGRTLTIEPGVELRFEPGIKLVVEGRIDAVGTEAFPITFTSGLTAPRRGDWDGIHIRNGDANSRFAYCRFLYGARYGRYYDYRLDSLGVRQDSTVIDYGCLTLINTNPTIERSWFIASGFHALYAGAGSSPIVRNCVMFDNAGNGIYVHSTADPQAEYNIISDNDDWGIYCAALGDARRGDLNFNYNIVIANFSGEFNLNSPLGLGRVVQINDNLDSCDYRFNLRLAPQYIGASKIKQGARWDFRLGAGSAAIDAGPPDRDLEIDQTRRDFGIYRYEYRPGELRRRIPNLPVVGNRLEVAKSPYYLTYDVIIPETETLTIEPGVEIRVEGRYQIKVRGRLISGGEPGRMVRFYSAASTPRKGDWIGLVFEAGGAEGSELRYTSIEHSRWGLRLTGRDALIDHCYITQVDSVGVLCEREAAPTITDCRLEGASIAAILCQFNASPLIRRNTIYGGAGYGILARESSRPVVVNNVISEVGVSGIRLERMSNAVITNNVIAGSGYFGLFCSYNSSPEIRNNIIYRNGSIRTEGIGLKGELSSQPVVRYNGFAGNPVGDISISNDTTLDASNLRVDPRFRDYAGRDFRLADGSPLIDAGDHGILDPDGSRSDIGAFGGPDAPR
- a CDS encoding methylaspartate mutase, whose translation is MSSNAPRSILATDCGSTTTKAILIEQQPSGEFRLVVRGEAPTTVEAPFEDVTKGVLNAIREVEELSGRTFLGPDGTILRPMQDGAGCDIYISTSSAGGGLQMMVAGVVKSMTAESAERAALGAGAIVMDVLASNDGRLAHQKIERIRRLRPDMILLSGGIDGGTTKHVVELAELLAAARPRPRLGIGYALPVIYAGNREARGEIEKTLSSMVDLKSVDNIRPVLEQENLKPARDKIHDLFMEHVMAQAPGYRKLMEWTDAPIMPTPGAVGFIMETIARRDGIDLVGVDIGGATTDVFSVFGGVFNRTVSANLGMSYSISNVLAESGFDNIMRWVPFEIGEDDLRDRIGNKMIRPTTVPQTLEELKIEQAIAREALRLAFIQHKSFAVGLKGVQQERSISDAFEQSSTGESLVDMMSLNLLVGSGGVLSHAPLRAQAAHMMIDAFEPLGVTRLAVDSIFMMPQLGVLATVHEPAATEVFEKDCLIHLGTCVAPLGSIAALKNIKSVLKVSGTSDRGRKVELDIPSGELLLTPLDLGESLRARIEPSKGFDMGEGPGKTVERVLTGGVVGLVIDTRGRPFDLKRGIAGRVELLKKWSLG